From a region of the Notolabrus celidotus isolate fNotCel1 chromosome 14, fNotCel1.pri, whole genome shotgun sequence genome:
- the LOC117825080 gene encoding bile salt-activated lipase-like isoform X3 — protein MAKLGILVAVAVFLETVSAVSLGVVNTEGGMVEGESIPLGPFRHIDVFRGIPFADNPGRFQKPQRHPGWEGVLKATEYKPRCLQLNTLMVDTSGSEDCLYLNIWVPHNSSVSKDLAVMIWIFGGGFQIGGSMGEHFLEDYLYDGHEIADRGDVIVVTLGYRVGTLGFLSTGDSDLPGNYGLWDQQAAIAWVNRNIRSFGGDPETITLFGESAGGASVSMHTLTPYNKGLFKRAVSQSGVALAPWAITKDPRRFAEEIALKVNCPTNDSMAACLKMADPVKLTLAGSINITSSPDNPIVNNLVLCPVVDGDFLPDEPSKLFHNAAEIDYIAGANNMDGHIFTSLDVPSINFNVFDTPAEDVKRLLASYTKEGGEAALTEAYSLYTQNWGSNPSQETIKKTIVDIGTDYLFLVPTQAALKLHTANATSYICTSRTSDTPLRTARFRSWTEKSIAMKEGSRKPSMFSLNTLLLTEVVD, from the exons ATGGCAAAGCTGGGAATATTGGTGGCTGTTGCTGTGTTTCTGGAGACGGTCTCTGCGGTTTCT CTAGGTGTTGTgaacacagagggagggatggtGGAGGGCGAGAGCATTCCTCTTGGGCCCTTCCGTCACATCGACGTCTTCAGAGGGATTCCCTTTGCTGACAACCCTGGAAGGTTTCAGAAACCACAGCGTCATCCCGGCTGGGAAG GTGTTCTGAAGGCCACTGAGTACAAGCCCAGATGTCTTCAGTTGAACACCCTCATGGTCGACACCAGTGGCAGTGAGGACTGCCTTTACCTCAACATCTGGGTTCCTCATAACAGTTCAG tatCCAAAGATTTAGCGGTCATGATCTGGATTTttggaggaggcttccagaTTGGTGGCTCCATGGGTGAGCACTTCCTGGAAGACTATTTGTATGATGGGCATGAGATagcagacagaggagatgtCATTGTGGTGACACTGGGATACCGTGTGGGAACTCTGGGCTTCCTGAGCACTGGGGACTCTGACTTACCTG GAAACTATGGTCTGTGGGACCAGCAGGCTGCCATCGCCTGGGTGAACAGGAACATCCGCTCTTTTGGAGGAGACCCTGAGACCATCACTCTCTTTGGAGAGTCTGCAGGTGGAGCTAGTGTCAGCATGCAT ACTCTCACTCCTTACAACAAAGGGCTGTTCAAGAGAGCCGTGTCCCAGAGCGGGGTCGCTCTTGCTCCCTGGGCTATCACCAAAGACCCCCGCAGGTTTGCTGAGGAG ATTGCTCTGAAGGTCAACTGCCCCACCAATGATTCTATGGCTGCCTGTCTGAAGATGGCTGATCCTGTGAAACTTACCTTAGCTGGCAGTATCAATATAACCAGTTCACCTGACA ACCCCATTGTGAACAACCTGGTCCTCTGTCCTGTGGTCGATGGTGACTTCTTGCCTGATGAGCCGAGTAAACTGTTCCACAATGCTGCTGAAATCGACTACATCGCTGGAGCGAACAACATGGACGGTCACATCTTCACTTCTCTTGATGTTCCCTCAATCAACTTCAATGTGTTTGACACACCTGC CGAGGACGTGAAGAGGCTCCTGGCTTCATACACTAAGGAAGGCGGCGAGGCCGCTTTAACTGAGGCCTACTCCTTATACACCCAGAACTGGGGATCAAATCCCAGCCAGGAGACCATCAAGAAAACCATTGTGGATATTGGAACAGACTACCTCTTCCTGGTTCCTACTCAGGCTGCCCTCAAGCTTCATACTGCCAACGCCAC CTCGTACATCTGCACCTCAAGGACAAGTGAcactcctttgaggacagcaaggttcagatcctggacagagaagagTATTGCTATGAAAGAGGggtcaaggaagccatctatgttcagcttgaacacccttctcttaacagaggtggtggactaa
- the LOC117825080 gene encoding bile salt-activated lipase-like isoform X2: protein MAKLGILVAVAVFLETVSAVSLGVVNTEGGMVEGESIPLGPFRHIDVFRGIPFADNPGRFQKPQRHPGWEGVLKATEYKPRCLQLNTLMVDTSGSEDCLYLNIWVPHNSSVSKDLAVMIWIFGGGFQIGGSMGNYGLWDQQAAIAWVNRNIRSFGGDPETITLFGESAGGASVSMHTLTPYNKGLFKRAVSQSGVALAPWAITKDPRRFAEEIALKVNCPTNDSMAACLKMADPVKLTLAGSINITSSPDNPIVNNLVLCPVVDGDFLPDEPSKLFHNAAEIDYIAGANNMDGHIFTSLDVPSINFNVFDTPAEDVKRLLASYTKEGGEAALTEAYSLYTQNWGSNPSQETIKKTIVDIGTDYLFLVPTQAALKLHTANATTGRTYSYVFSQPSRLSGVTFPSWMGADHADDVSYVFGKPFTTIIGYVQSHRDVSRYMMNYWTNFAKTGDPNKGESVPTTWPEFPSPGHKYLEINSDMDEDYVRQELRLPFVNFWTVVLPKLSEANFEQKASANASVPEETL, encoded by the exons ATGGCAAAGCTGGGAATATTGGTGGCTGTTGCTGTGTTTCTGGAGACGGTCTCTGCGGTTTCT CTAGGTGTTGTgaacacagagggagggatggtGGAGGGCGAGAGCATTCCTCTTGGGCCCTTCCGTCACATCGACGTCTTCAGAGGGATTCCCTTTGCTGACAACCCTGGAAGGTTTCAGAAACCACAGCGTCATCCCGGCTGGGAAG GTGTTCTGAAGGCCACTGAGTACAAGCCCAGATGTCTTCAGTTGAACACCCTCATGGTCGACACCAGTGGCAGTGAGGACTGCCTTTACCTCAACATCTGGGTTCCTCATAACAGTTCAG tatCCAAAGATTTAGCGGTCATGATCTGGATTTttggaggaggcttccagaTTGGTGGCTCCATGG GAAACTATGGTCTGTGGGACCAGCAGGCTGCCATCGCCTGGGTGAACAGGAACATCCGCTCTTTTGGAGGAGACCCTGAGACCATCACTCTCTTTGGAGAGTCTGCAGGTGGAGCTAGTGTCAGCATGCAT ACTCTCACTCCTTACAACAAAGGGCTGTTCAAGAGAGCCGTGTCCCAGAGCGGGGTCGCTCTTGCTCCCTGGGCTATCACCAAAGACCCCCGCAGGTTTGCTGAGGAG ATTGCTCTGAAGGTCAACTGCCCCACCAATGATTCTATGGCTGCCTGTCTGAAGATGGCTGATCCTGTGAAACTTACCTTAGCTGGCAGTATCAATATAACCAGTTCACCTGACA ACCCCATTGTGAACAACCTGGTCCTCTGTCCTGTGGTCGATGGTGACTTCTTGCCTGATGAGCCGAGTAAACTGTTCCACAATGCTGCTGAAATCGACTACATCGCTGGAGCGAACAACATGGACGGTCACATCTTCACTTCTCTTGATGTTCCCTCAATCAACTTCAATGTGTTTGACACACCTGC CGAGGACGTGAAGAGGCTCCTGGCTTCATACACTAAGGAAGGCGGCGAGGCCGCTTTAACTGAGGCCTACTCCTTATACACCCAGAACTGGGGATCAAATCCCAGCCAGGAGACCATCAAGAAAACCATTGTGGATATTGGAACAGACTACCTCTTCCTGGTTCCTACTCAGGCTGCCCTCAAGCTTCATACTGCCAACGCCAC GACTGGTCGTACCTACTCCTacgtcttctctcagcccagcCGTCTGAGTGGCGTCACCTTCCCCAGCTGGATGGGAGCAGACCACGCTGATGACGTGTCGTACGTGTTCGGAAAGCCTTTCACCACTATCATCGGCTACGTGCAAAGCCACCGCGACGTCTCCCGCTACATGATGAACTACTGGACTAACTTTGCCAAAACTGG AGACCCAAACAAAGGAGAAAGTGTGCCCACTACCTGGCCTGAGTTCCCCAGCCCTGGACACAAGTACCTGGAGATCAATTCTGATATGGACGAGGACTATGTGAGACAGGAGCTTCGATTACCTTTTGTTAATTTCTGGACCGTTGTCCTCCCCAAACTCTCTGAAGCCAATTTTGAACAAAAAGCTTCTGCCAACGCCTCTGTGCCTGAGGAAACCTTGTGA
- the LOC117825080 gene encoding bile salt-activated lipase-like isoform X1 — translation MAKLGILVAVAVFLETVSAVSLGVVNTEGGMVEGESIPLGPFRHIDVFRGIPFADNPGRFQKPQRHPGWEGVLKATEYKPRCLQLNTLMVDTSGSEDCLYLNIWVPHNSSVSKDLAVMIWIFGGGFQIGGSMGEHFLEDYLYDGHEIADRGDVIVVTLGYRVGTLGFLSTGDSDLPGNYGLWDQQAAIAWVNRNIRSFGGDPETITLFGESAGGASVSMHTLTPYNKGLFKRAVSQSGVALAPWAITKDPRRFAEEIALKVNCPTNDSMAACLKMADPVKLTLAGSINITSSPDNPIVNNLVLCPVVDGDFLPDEPSKLFHNAAEIDYIAGANNMDGHIFTSLDVPSINFNVFDTPAEDVKRLLASYTKEGGEAALTEAYSLYTQNWGSNPSQETIKKTIVDIGTDYLFLVPTQAALKLHTANATTGRTYSYVFSQPSRLSGVTFPSWMGADHADDVSYVFGKPFTTIIGYVQSHRDVSRYMMNYWTNFAKTGDPNKGESVPTTWPEFPSPGHKYLEINSDMDEDYVRQELRLPFVNFWTVVLPKLSEANFEQKASANASVPEETL, via the exons ATGGCAAAGCTGGGAATATTGGTGGCTGTTGCTGTGTTTCTGGAGACGGTCTCTGCGGTTTCT CTAGGTGTTGTgaacacagagggagggatggtGGAGGGCGAGAGCATTCCTCTTGGGCCCTTCCGTCACATCGACGTCTTCAGAGGGATTCCCTTTGCTGACAACCCTGGAAGGTTTCAGAAACCACAGCGTCATCCCGGCTGGGAAG GTGTTCTGAAGGCCACTGAGTACAAGCCCAGATGTCTTCAGTTGAACACCCTCATGGTCGACACCAGTGGCAGTGAGGACTGCCTTTACCTCAACATCTGGGTTCCTCATAACAGTTCAG tatCCAAAGATTTAGCGGTCATGATCTGGATTTttggaggaggcttccagaTTGGTGGCTCCATGGGTGAGCACTTCCTGGAAGACTATTTGTATGATGGGCATGAGATagcagacagaggagatgtCATTGTGGTGACACTGGGATACCGTGTGGGAACTCTGGGCTTCCTGAGCACTGGGGACTCTGACTTACCTG GAAACTATGGTCTGTGGGACCAGCAGGCTGCCATCGCCTGGGTGAACAGGAACATCCGCTCTTTTGGAGGAGACCCTGAGACCATCACTCTCTTTGGAGAGTCTGCAGGTGGAGCTAGTGTCAGCATGCAT ACTCTCACTCCTTACAACAAAGGGCTGTTCAAGAGAGCCGTGTCCCAGAGCGGGGTCGCTCTTGCTCCCTGGGCTATCACCAAAGACCCCCGCAGGTTTGCTGAGGAG ATTGCTCTGAAGGTCAACTGCCCCACCAATGATTCTATGGCTGCCTGTCTGAAGATGGCTGATCCTGTGAAACTTACCTTAGCTGGCAGTATCAATATAACCAGTTCACCTGACA ACCCCATTGTGAACAACCTGGTCCTCTGTCCTGTGGTCGATGGTGACTTCTTGCCTGATGAGCCGAGTAAACTGTTCCACAATGCTGCTGAAATCGACTACATCGCTGGAGCGAACAACATGGACGGTCACATCTTCACTTCTCTTGATGTTCCCTCAATCAACTTCAATGTGTTTGACACACCTGC CGAGGACGTGAAGAGGCTCCTGGCTTCATACACTAAGGAAGGCGGCGAGGCCGCTTTAACTGAGGCCTACTCCTTATACACCCAGAACTGGGGATCAAATCCCAGCCAGGAGACCATCAAGAAAACCATTGTGGATATTGGAACAGACTACCTCTTCCTGGTTCCTACTCAGGCTGCCCTCAAGCTTCATACTGCCAACGCCAC GACTGGTCGTACCTACTCCTacgtcttctctcagcccagcCGTCTGAGTGGCGTCACCTTCCCCAGCTGGATGGGAGCAGACCACGCTGATGACGTGTCGTACGTGTTCGGAAAGCCTTTCACCACTATCATCGGCTACGTGCAAAGCCACCGCGACGTCTCCCGCTACATGATGAACTACTGGACTAACTTTGCCAAAACTGG AGACCCAAACAAAGGAGAAAGTGTGCCCACTACCTGGCCTGAGTTCCCCAGCCCTGGACACAAGTACCTGGAGATCAATTCTGATATGGACGAGGACTATGTGAGACAGGAGCTTCGATTACCTTTTGTTAATTTCTGGACCGTTGTCCTCCCCAAACTCTCTGAAGCCAATTTTGAACAAAAAGCTTCTGCCAACGCCTCTGTGCCTGAGGAAACCTTGTGA